Proteins encoded by one window of Maliibacterium massiliense:
- the pyrH gene encoding UMP kinase: MENQKKPVYKRVVLKLSGESLAGARGYGIDASVLNDIADAILELARAGVEIGIIVGAGNIWRGRQGEGMDRTTADHMGMLATAINALALQDALENKGALVRVQSAVDMQKFAEPYIRRRAIRHLEKGRIIVFACGTGNPFFSTDTAAALRAAEIEAEAILLAKNVDGVYDDDPNKNPQAKRFDHISYLDVLNRGLTVMDTTALTLCMDNQIPILTFALKDPKNIMRVACGENIGTVIS, translated from the coding sequence ATGGAAAATCAAAAAAAACCGGTCTATAAGCGGGTGGTGCTCAAGCTCTCGGGCGAGTCGCTGGCGGGCGCGCGCGGCTACGGCATCGATGCAAGCGTGCTTAACGATATCGCCGATGCGATCCTCGAGCTGGCGCGCGCTGGCGTGGAAATCGGCATCATTGTAGGCGCGGGCAACATCTGGCGCGGCCGTCAGGGCGAGGGCATGGATCGCACCACCGCGGACCACATGGGCATGCTGGCCACAGCCATCAACGCGCTTGCGCTGCAGGATGCGCTGGAAAACAAGGGCGCACTTGTGCGCGTGCAGTCCGCTGTGGACATGCAAAAGTTTGCCGAGCCCTACATCCGCCGCCGCGCGATCCGCCATCTGGAAAAGGGGCGCATTATCGTCTTTGCCTGCGGCACGGGCAACCCGTTTTTTTCCACCGACACCGCCGCGGCGCTGCGCGCGGCCGAGATCGAAGCTGAGGCCATCCTGCTTGCCAAGAACGTGGACGGCGTCTACGACGACGATCCCAACAAAAACCCGCAAGCAAAGCGCTTTGACCACATCTCGTACCTGGACGTGCTCAACCGGGGCCTGACGGTGATGGACACCACCGCCCTGACGCTGTGCATGGATAACCAGATCCCCATTTTGACGTTCGCGCTCAAGGACCCCAAAAATATCATGCGCGTGGCTTGCGGGGAAAACATCGGCACAGTCATCTCCTAG
- a CDS encoding DUF1292 domain-containing protein, which produces MAQDNNTRDLVELIDEDGNELTFEHVMTFENADNVYVALVDAEEDPDAEESDVLILRVEREGEEDIYVDIEAEEELQSAFDTFLALMDEDAAPEQ; this is translated from the coding sequence ATGGCACAGGATAACAACACCCGTGATCTGGTGGAGCTGATCGACGAGGACGGCAACGAGCTTACGTTTGAGCATGTAATGACCTTTGAAAACGCGGACAACGTTTACGTGGCGCTGGTGGACGCGGAGGAGGACCCCGACGCCGAGGAATCCGACGTGCTGATTTTGCGCGTGGAGCGCGAGGGTGAGGAGGACATCTACGTGGATATCGAGGCGGAGGAAGAGCTGCAGAGCGCCTTTGACACCTTCCTTGCACTGATGGACGAGGACGCGGCGCCGGAGCAGTAA
- the frr gene encoding ribosome recycling factor, translating to MASDYETSAKERMTKTLNVLKKEFSSLRAGRANPQLLERVMVDYYGTPTPVTQLGNVSAPEPRMITVSLWDAKTIPMVEKAIQKSDLGINPTNDGKLIRLVIPELTEERRRDLVKTVRKKAEEAKVAIRAIRRDLIEDIKKDKKAGLLTEDDQRQEEEIVQKATDKMIKEVDRMSDAKEKEIMEI from the coding sequence ATGGCATCAGATTATGAAACATCTGCCAAGGAGCGCATGACAAAGACCCTGAACGTGCTAAAAAAAGAATTTTCCTCCCTGCGCGCCGGCCGCGCCAATCCGCAGCTGCTCGAGCGCGTGATGGTGGACTATTACGGCACGCCCACCCCCGTCACCCAGCTGGGCAACGTCTCGGCGCCGGAGCCGCGCATGATCACCGTCTCGCTGTGGGACGCCAAAACGATCCCCATGGTGGAAAAGGCGATTCAAAAGAGCGATTTGGGCATCAACCCTACCAACGATGGCAAACTGATTCGCCTGGTCATTCCAGAGCTGACCGAGGAGCGCCGCCGCGACTTGGTCAAGACCGTGCGCAAAAAGGCGGAGGAAGCCAAGGTGGCCATCCGCGCCATCCGCCGCGATTTGATCGAGGACATCAAAAAGGATAAGAAAGCGGGCCTGCTCACCGAGGACGACCAGCGCCAGGAAGAGGAGATTGTCCAGAAGGCCACCGACAAGATGATCAAGGAAGTGGACAGAATGTCCGATGCCAAAGAGAAAGAGATTATGGAGATCTAA
- a CDS encoding PRC-barrel domain-containing protein, with amino-acid sequence MERSCNDFVGMPVVSAERGEIAGTIEKMDFDLKKGAFAGLLMVRKGILARSEWVAREDIVLLGEQCVIARLPEAQRHARTRAAHLHMSQSQTRIFACDGQQIGYLGDWQMDDRTLKVTSLEVSRGLAWDAKQGRLRAKRFGCMEFSQDLVVFPEELAGILDNEHVE; translated from the coding sequence ATGGAGCGTTCCTGCAACGACTTTGTGGGCATGCCGGTGGTCAGCGCAGAGCGCGGCGAGATCGCCGGCACCATCGAAAAAATGGATTTTGATTTAAAAAAAGGCGCGTTCGCCGGGCTGCTGATGGTGCGCAAGGGAATCCTTGCGCGCAGCGAGTGGGTGGCGCGCGAAGACATCGTGCTATTGGGGGAGCAGTGTGTGATCGCGCGCCTGCCCGAGGCGCAGCGGCACGCGCGCACCCGCGCGGCGCATCTGCACATGTCCCAATCCCAAACGCGCATCTTTGCATGCGACGGTCAGCAGATCGGCTACCTGGGGGACTGGCAGATGGACGACCGCACGCTGAAGGTGACGTCGCTGGAGGTGTCGCGTGGCCTTGCGTGGGATGCCAAACAGGGGCGGCTGCGTGCAAAACGCTTCGGGTGCATGGAGTTTTCTCAGGATTTGGTCGTATTTCCCGAAGAGCTGGCGGGCATCCTAGACAACGAACACGTGGAATAG
- the rpsB gene encoding 30S ribosomal protein S2 codes for MSVISMKQLLEAGVHFGHQTRRWNPKMKPYIFTERNGIYIIDLQKTVRKVEDAYNFIRDVAMANKSVLFVGTKKQAQESIASEAQRCNMFYVNQRWLGGTLTNFKTIRQRINRLNRIDAMEAEGNFEVLPKKEVIKLVAERDKLLKNLGGIREMRNLPGALFVVDPRKEHIAVQEARILGIPIVAIVDTNCDPDEIDYVIPGNDDAIRAVKLLAGKMADAVLEGKQGEQLEDAEATAE; via the coding sequence ATGTCTGTTATCTCGATGAAACAACTGCTGGAAGCCGGTGTCCATTTCGGTCATCAGACCCGCCGCTGGAACCCCAAAATGAAGCCCTATATCTTCACGGAGCGCAACGGGATCTACATCATTGACCTGCAGAAGACCGTGCGCAAGGTGGAGGACGCCTACAACTTCATCCGCGACGTGGCGATGGCCAACAAGTCGGTGCTATTCGTGGGCACCAAAAAGCAGGCGCAGGAATCCATCGCCTCAGAGGCGCAGCGCTGCAATATGTTCTATGTCAACCAGCGCTGGCTGGGCGGCACGCTGACCAACTTCAAAACCATCCGCCAGCGCATCAACCGCCTCAACCGTATCGACGCCATGGAGGCGGAGGGCAACTTTGAAGTGCTGCCCAAAAAGGAAGTTATCAAGCTGGTGGCAGAGCGCGACAAGCTGCTGAAAAACCTGGGCGGCATCCGCGAGATGAGGAATTTGCCCGGCGCGCTGTTTGTGGTGGACCCGCGCAAGGAGCATATCGCCGTGCAGGAGGCCCGCATCCTAGGCATCCCCATCGTGGCTATCGTGGATACCAACTGCGACCCCGATGAGATCGATTACGTCATCCCCGGCAACGATGACGCCATCCGCGCCGTCAAACTGCTGGCGGGCAAGATGGCCGATGCGGTGCTGGAAGGCAAGCAGGGCGAGCAGCTGGAAGACGCTGAAGCCACGGCCGAATAA
- the ruvX gene encoding Holliday junction resolvase RuvX, translated as MRILCLDVGDVRIGVSVSDPFGWTAQPLETYTRAGLEADIAHIDALLRAHQATRLLVGLPRRLDGSLGEQAQKTRAFIEAGSARWQTPVVYWDERMTTQSARRTLIEGGVRRRDRKKVIDKIAAVYILQNYLDAQGCDN; from the coding sequence ATGCGCATTTTATGCCTGGATGTGGGGGACGTACGCATCGGCGTTTCCGTCAGCGACCCCTTTGGCTGGACCGCGCAGCCGCTGGAAACCTACACGCGCGCGGGCCTTGAGGCGGATATTGCGCACATCGACGCGCTGTTGCGCGCCCACCAGGCCACGCGCCTGCTGGTGGGGCTTCCCCGGCGCCTGGACGGCAGTTTGGGGGAGCAGGCGCAAAAAACCCGGGCGTTTATTGAAGCGGGCAGCGCGCGCTGGCAGACGCCCGTCGTCTACTGGGACGAGCGCATGACCACCCAATCGGCCAGACGCACCCTCATCGAAGGGGGCGTGCGCAGGCGGGATCGCAAAAAAGTGATCGATAAAATCGCCGCGGTATATATCTTGCAAAATTATCTGGACGCACAGGGGTGCGACAACTAA
- a CDS encoding AI-2E family transporter: MLQFVHNNRKYLLGVLAAVVIIALVIWSWQTVVNVLACVGFSALFAYLLMPLLRCLERFVKRSTALCILGVGLVAAVVLLFVVTLPQLIGEIDEFIRNIPQMIAFVEESLSGLTQRLGNSGIDLRLMEGNTILGVDIQAWLQARLYDVGNGLGAFLQRAPWLLSIPFITFYFLRDEAFFKRLIFMLTPVRQRSFLQQVAQQSHVALNRYVRGQLLLSLIVGLLSAGALTILGVRYAWLLGIIVMFCNLIPYFGPFIAAVPVAISAALGGPRMILWALIVITLIQQLEGVFLSPKIVGDAVRMHPVFVMLILLAGGQIFGVGGLLLSVPLVLVLRIVASSVYQERLRRRQLEKV, translated from the coding sequence ATGCTGCAATTTGTTCACAACAACCGAAAATACCTGCTGGGCGTGCTCGCCGCGGTGGTGATCATTGCCCTTGTCATATGGAGCTGGCAGACGGTGGTCAACGTGCTTGCGTGCGTTGGCTTTTCCGCGCTGTTTGCGTATCTTCTGATGCCGCTTCTGCGCTGTCTGGAGCGCTTTGTCAAGCGGAGCACGGCGCTTTGCATATTGGGGGTGGGGCTCGTCGCGGCGGTGGTGCTGCTGTTTGTGGTCACGCTGCCCCAGCTCATCGGGGAGATCGACGAGTTTATCCGCAACATCCCGCAGATGATCGCCTTTGTGGAGGAGAGCCTCTCCGGCCTTACCCAGCGCCTGGGCAACAGCGGCATCGACCTGCGCCTGATGGAGGGCAATACCATATTGGGCGTGGATATCCAGGCGTGGCTGCAGGCGCGCCTCTACGACGTTGGAAACGGCCTGGGCGCGTTTCTGCAGCGCGCGCCGTGGCTGCTTTCCATCCCGTTTATCACGTTTTATTTTTTGCGCGACGAGGCGTTCTTCAAGCGGCTGATTTTTATGCTCACGCCCGTGCGCCAGCGCAGCTTTTTGCAGCAAGTGGCCCAGCAATCCCACGTGGCGCTCAACCGCTACGTGCGCGGCCAGTTGCTGCTTTCGCTGATCGTGGGGCTGCTCTCAGCCGGTGCGCTGACCATATTGGGCGTGCGCTATGCGTGGCTGCTGGGCATCATTGTGATGTTCTGCAACCTCATCCCATACTTCGGGCCCTTTATCGCGGCGGTGCCGGTGGCGATCTCCGCGGCGCTGGGCGGGCCTCGGATGATCCTGTGGGCGCTGATCGTCATCACGCTGATCCAGCAGCTGGAGGGCGTGTTCCTGTCGCCCAAAATCGTGGGGGACGCGGTGCGCATGCACCCGGTATTCGTGATGCTCATCCTGCTTGCGGGCGGGCAGATCTTTGGTGTGGGCGGCCTGCTGCTCTCCGTGCCGCTGGTGCTGGTGCTGCGCATCGTGGCAAGCAGCGTCTATCAGGAGCGCCTGCGCCGCCGGCAGCTGGAAAAAGTTTGA
- a CDS encoding IreB family regulatory phosphoprotein, whose protein sequence is MQFQLPREQNETPETIMLSVYRSLKEKGYDPINQIVGYLISGDPTYITSYNNARAMIRRLERDELLEELVAFYVKQHRI, encoded by the coding sequence ATGCAGTTTCAGCTGCCGCGAGAGCAGAATGAGACGCCTGAGACCATTATGCTCAGCGTCTATCGTTCATTGAAGGAAAAGGGGTACGACCCCATCAACCAGATCGTCGGCTACCTGATCTCGGGCGATCCAACCTACATCACCAGCTACAACAACGCGCGGGCGATGATCCGGCGCCTGGAGCGGGATGAGTTGCTTGAAGAGCTCGTTGCCTTCTACGTCAAGCAGCACCGTATCTGA
- the nifU gene encoding Fe-S cluster assembly scaffold protein NifU, whose product MYNDKVMDHFANPRNTGVLEDADGVGQVGNPKCGDIMKMYIKVDDRDRISDVKFQTFGCGAAIATSSIATELIKGKTLDEALKVTNEAVVEALEGLPPQKIHCSVLAQEAIEAAVNDYRSKHPAK is encoded by the coding sequence ATGTACAACGATAAGGTGATGGATCATTTTGCCAATCCGCGCAACACCGGCGTGTTGGAGGACGCGGACGGCGTGGGCCAGGTGGGCAACCCCAAATGCGGGGATATCATGAAGATGTACATCAAGGTGGACGATCGCGACCGCATCAGCGACGTCAAGTTCCAGACCTTTGGCTGCGGCGCGGCGATTGCCACCAGCAGCATCGCCACCGAGCTGATCAAGGGCAAGACGCTCGACGAGGCGCTCAAGGTGACCAACGAGGCGGTGGTGGAGGCACTGGAGGGCCTGCCGCCGCAGAAGATCCACTGCTCCGTGCTGGCGCAGGAGGCGATTGAGGCAGCGGTCAACGATTACCGCAGCAAACACCCGGCAAAATGA
- the tsf gene encoding translation elongation factor Ts has translation MITAQQVKELRERTGVGMMDCKRALTETDGNMEKAIEILREKGLAAAAKKSGRIAAEGIVESYIHMGGRIGVLVEVNCETDFVAKTDQFKAFVRDIAMQIAAANPQYVSRDEVSADHIEKEREILRVQALNEGKPEKIIERMVEGRIEKFYKEVCLLEQPFIRDTDKTVKDLINEQIATIGENISVRRFVRYEMGEGLQKREENFAEEVAKQM, from the coding sequence ATGATTACGGCACAACAAGTCAAAGAACTGCGCGAGCGCACCGGCGTTGGCATGATGGATTGCAAACGCGCCCTGACCGAGACCGATGGCAACATGGAGAAGGCCATTGAGATTCTGCGCGAAAAGGGCCTGGCTGCTGCTGCGAAGAAATCCGGCCGCATCGCCGCAGAGGGCATTGTAGAATCCTACATCCACATGGGCGGCCGCATCGGCGTGCTGGTGGAGGTCAACTGCGAGACGGATTTCGTGGCCAAAACCGACCAGTTCAAAGCCTTTGTGCGCGATATTGCCATGCAGATCGCCGCGGCCAACCCGCAGTATGTGAGCCGCGATGAGGTCTCCGCCGATCACATTGAGAAGGAGCGCGAGATCCTGCGCGTGCAGGCGCTCAATGAGGGCAAGCCCGAGAAGATCATCGAGCGCATGGTGGAAGGCCGCATCGAGAAATTCTACAAAGAGGTCTGCCTGCTGGAGCAGCCCTTCATCCGCGATACGGATAAAACCGTCAAGGACCTGATCAACGAGCAGATCGCCACTATCGGCGAGAATATCTCCGTGCGCCGCTTTGTGCGCTACGAGATGGGCGAGGGCCTGCAGAAGCGCGAGGAAAACTTCGCCGAGGAAGTCGCCAAACAGATGTAA
- a CDS encoding isoprenyl transferase, translated as MKWFTRKKEQEVTLASLDAARMPRHVAVIMDGNGRWAQKRGMPRSAGHRAGVEALRRVIRFCGDAGVEVLSLYAFSTENWQRPADEVNTLMKLLIEYFNSEIDELDRNGARIVVMGRRDNIPEAVREAIARAERRTQGNGGIVVNIAFNYGAREEIVLACRALARQVAQGKIAPEDIDEARFAQHLYSAGLPDPDLIVRTSGEQRLSNFLLYQSAYAEFAFPTVLWPDIKEQDLAALFLAFQKRERRFGGLRAKR; from the coding sequence ATGAAGTGGTTTACCCGTAAAAAAGAGCAGGAGGTTACTCTTGCATCGCTGGATGCTGCGCGCATGCCGCGGCATGTAGCCGTGATTATGGACGGCAACGGGCGCTGGGCGCAAAAACGCGGCATGCCCCGCTCAGCGGGGCACCGCGCGGGCGTGGAGGCGCTGCGGCGGGTGATCCGCTTCTGCGGGGACGCGGGCGTGGAGGTGTTGAGCCTGTATGCCTTTTCCACGGAGAACTGGCAGCGGCCGGCCGATGAAGTAAACACGCTGATGAAGCTTTTGATCGAGTACTTCAACAGCGAGATCGACGAGCTGGACCGCAACGGCGCGCGCATCGTGGTGATGGGCCGCCGCGACAACATCCCCGAGGCAGTGCGCGAAGCCATTGCGCGCGCCGAGCGGCGCACGCAGGGCAACGGGGGGATTGTGGTCAACATCGCCTTTAATTACGGTGCGCGCGAGGAGATCGTGCTGGCTTGCCGCGCGCTTGCGCGGCAGGTGGCGCAGGGCAAGATCGCGCCGGAGGATATCGACGAGGCGCGCTTTGCCCAGCACCTCTACAGCGCAGGCCTTCCCGATCCGGATCTGATCGTGCGCACCAGCGGGGAACAGCGCCTGAGCAATTTTTTGCTCTACCAAAGCGCGTACGCGGAGTTTGCGTTCCCCACGGTGCTGTGGCCCGACATCAAGGAGCAGGACCTCGCCGCCCTGTTTTTGGCATTTCAAAAGCGCGAGCGCCGCTTTGGCGGGCTGCGCGCAAAGCGATAA